A single genomic interval of Aureliella helgolandensis harbors:
- a CDS encoding PSD1 and planctomycete cytochrome C domain-containing protein, whose translation MARQLSGVIFVAIFLGIGAVGYAQNAETSISFDTHIRPILSNHCYACHGQDEATRESGLRLDVREEAIDYGAIVPGDLAASSLVERIETEDLELRMPPSGSGKELSAAQIELLKNWIEADALYQLHWAFRVVQPVEPPRTDGWTADARNRLEATGIQPIDLFISQRLNAVGLTLSEQADRATLIRRLYQDLLGLLPSVEEVLAFEEDGAPDAYGRLVDRVLENQHYGERWGRHWLDQARYADSNGYSIDGDRVMWPYRDWVIHALNSDMPFDQFTIEQLAGDLLPNATKSQLVATAFHRNTMINQEGGVKADEFRHEAVLDRVNTTGAVWLGLTLGCAQCHTHKFDPITHDDYFRFYAYFNSAADANSTGKTVAVGQGEMFGWSEQQQAWALELPTLQRELTQLKDESGKSSVWAPEEWDWDAVELKSQRIVDGSELQLLDDGSLFAPEGLPGNATYQLSFSSHSDLLTAIRLSVLPDERLPANGPGRAGNGNFVLSDLELLVDGQPVRFAQAWADHSQTGYSVADAIDGDTESGWAINVNDAQTAEGQRMNARHEAIFSLAEPLRVAGKSLTLVMKHDRNVGYQIGRFSVEASDSQPEILTSSLVRDKRRIELQQRVAQLRSKLPAKGATAAQMVMEDLDSPPPTYRLDRGDFLSPAVEEGALLAGIPQILQELRTTEMLSQAATRTSEAAPGKELAGLPAEGCRDALVDAPESVGDVVGPSRLDLARWIVSPSNPLTTRVTVNRVWSRYFGRGLVETENDFGMQGTPPSHPELLDWLAYEFMRHQWSMKWLHREIVMSATYRQSSSIPERSKQVDPQNFLLSHQARVRVEAEIVRDQALSAGNRLTSQIGGPSVFPPQPDGIFDFTQQKKGWPTSQGEQRFRRTLYTTFYRSAPYPLLTTFDSPDFSTTCTARARSNTPLQSLAVANDPMFIEISQALAEAVLNKAGSEVEERLGNMFRRCLARSPTSAEQEVLLAFYQRQLKSFEQSEQASQDFVHAALAGASHAELAAWTAVARVLINTDEFVTRN comes from the coding sequence ATGGCTAGGCAATTAAGTGGAGTGATTTTTGTTGCAATATTCTTGGGCATCGGAGCGGTTGGATACGCGCAGAATGCTGAGACAAGCATTAGTTTCGACACACATATCCGTCCAATTCTGTCCAATCATTGCTACGCTTGTCATGGGCAAGACGAAGCAACCCGGGAGTCCGGTCTTCGTTTGGACGTGCGTGAAGAAGCTATTGATTATGGTGCGATCGTACCGGGGGACCTTGCGGCAAGTAGCCTCGTTGAGCGGATTGAGACGGAAGATCTCGAGTTGCGCATGCCACCCTCTGGAAGCGGCAAGGAACTTTCCGCAGCCCAGATCGAACTATTGAAGAATTGGATTGAGGCCGATGCGCTCTACCAGCTACATTGGGCGTTCCGCGTCGTACAGCCTGTTGAGCCACCCCGAACGGATGGATGGACCGCTGATGCCAGAAACCGGCTGGAAGCGACAGGGATTCAGCCCATTGACTTGTTCATCTCACAGCGATTGAACGCGGTCGGGCTGACTCTTTCAGAGCAAGCTGACCGAGCAACGCTTATCCGCCGTTTGTATCAAGACCTATTGGGGTTGCTGCCATCGGTGGAAGAAGTGCTGGCGTTTGAAGAGGATGGAGCCCCCGATGCGTATGGGCGTCTGGTAGATCGAGTGCTGGAGAATCAACATTACGGTGAGCGTTGGGGAAGGCACTGGCTGGATCAAGCGCGATACGCAGATTCCAATGGCTACAGCATTGATGGCGATCGCGTGATGTGGCCCTATCGGGATTGGGTCATTCATGCGCTCAATAGCGACATGCCTTTTGACCAATTCACGATCGAGCAGTTGGCGGGTGACTTATTGCCAAACGCGACCAAGTCTCAGTTGGTCGCCACTGCCTTTCATCGCAATACGATGATCAATCAAGAGGGGGGAGTGAAGGCGGATGAATTCCGCCATGAGGCTGTCTTGGATCGTGTGAATACCACAGGTGCGGTGTGGTTGGGACTAACGCTGGGGTGCGCGCAGTGCCATACCCACAAATTCGATCCCATCACACACGACGACTACTTCCGCTTCTATGCGTATTTCAACTCAGCCGCAGACGCCAATAGCACCGGAAAAACGGTGGCAGTTGGACAGGGGGAAATGTTTGGCTGGAGCGAACAGCAGCAGGCTTGGGCGTTGGAGTTGCCCACCTTGCAGCGCGAGTTGACTCAGCTCAAAGACGAATCGGGAAAGTCCTCCGTCTGGGCTCCTGAAGAATGGGACTGGGACGCGGTGGAGTTGAAGTCGCAGCGCATCGTGGATGGTAGCGAGTTGCAATTGCTAGACGACGGCTCTCTTTTCGCTCCGGAAGGTTTGCCTGGGAATGCGACCTATCAGCTTAGTTTTTCGAGCCACTCCGATCTGCTTACCGCCATCCGATTGAGCGTGCTGCCTGACGAGCGTCTGCCTGCCAACGGGCCCGGGCGGGCCGGGAACGGCAACTTCGTGCTGTCGGATCTGGAGCTGTTGGTTGACGGACAGCCTGTTCGGTTCGCGCAAGCGTGGGCGGATCATAGTCAGACTGGTTATTCCGTGGCGGACGCCATTGATGGGGACACCGAATCGGGGTGGGCCATCAATGTCAATGATGCGCAGACAGCCGAAGGTCAGCGCATGAACGCGCGGCACGAAGCGATTTTCAGCTTGGCAGAACCCCTACGGGTAGCTGGCAAGAGTCTCACGCTGGTCATGAAGCACGACCGCAATGTGGGCTACCAGATTGGTCGGTTTTCCGTAGAAGCCAGCGACTCACAGCCCGAAATTCTGACTTCCTCCTTGGTGCGTGACAAGCGGCGCATCGAATTGCAACAACGCGTCGCGCAATTGCGGAGCAAGCTCCCTGCCAAAGGAGCCACGGCTGCACAGATGGTGATGGAAGATCTGGACTCACCACCGCCCACCTATCGACTCGACCGTGGAGATTTCTTATCTCCGGCGGTAGAAGAGGGGGCGTTGCTGGCTGGTATTCCACAAATTCTTCAGGAATTGCGCACCACCGAAATGTTATCGCAGGCCGCCACGCGAACCTCAGAAGCAGCTCCAGGCAAAGAGCTGGCTGGTCTTCCTGCCGAGGGATGTAGGGATGCTCTGGTGGATGCACCTGAGAGTGTGGGTGACGTGGTCGGGCCCTCACGCCTGGACTTAGCGCGGTGGATTGTCTCGCCAAGCAATCCATTGACCACGCGAGTTACCGTCAATCGCGTTTGGTCTCGCTACTTCGGTCGCGGATTGGTTGAGACGGAAAACGATTTCGGAATGCAGGGGACCCCACCGTCGCATCCCGAATTGCTCGATTGGTTAGCCTACGAGTTTATGCGGCACCAGTGGTCGATGAAATGGCTGCATCGTGAAATTGTCATGTCGGCCACCTACCGACAATCGAGTTCGATTCCGGAGCGGAGTAAGCAAGTTGATCCACAGAATTTTCTCTTGTCGCACCAGGCTCGTGTCAGAGTGGAGGCTGAAATTGTCCGTGATCAGGCCCTTTCGGCCGGCAATCGTCTGACTTCGCAAATCGGGGGGCCAAGTGTTTTTCCGCCACAACCCGATGGTATTTTCGACTTTACTCAGCAGAAAAAGGGGTGGCCGACCTCCCAGGGGGAACAGCGTTTTCGTCGAACTCTCTACACCACCTTTTATCGAAGCGCCCCCTATCCGTTGCTGACCACCTTTGATTCCCCAGACTTTAGCACTACCTGTACAGCTAGAGCTCGCTCCAACACTCCTCTGCAGTCGTTGGCCGTGGCGAACGATCCCATGTTCATCGAGATTTCTCAAGCCTTAGCGGAAGCCGTGTTGAATAAGGCTGGATCGGAAGTGGAAGAACGTTTGGGCAATATGTTTCGTCGGTGTTTGGCGCGAAGCCCCACCTCTGCGGAACAAGAAGTCTTACTCGCTTTTTATCAGCGGCAGTTAAAATCGTTTGAGCAATCTGAGCAGGCTAGTCAGGATTTCGTGCATGCGGCCTTAGCCGGGGCGTCCCACGCTGAATTGGCTGCCTGGACTGCCGTAGCCCGAGTTCTGATCAATACCGATGAATTCGTAACCCGCAATTAG
- a CDS encoding LamG-like jellyroll fold domain-containing protein — MGDRQAEQRFRQYFDGELDAAGLGELEQSLRQSPEVRKQFLGYAEVEGLLREPMIPAGFPERTSRSAGRRGSRATLKRIVGWSVLALAVALAGVLLGTVFLAEARPSTAVAVYEASDLQGFMDVAIVSGLHLQSGQSSRGLTVGQRLRPGKVVIESGSLDLQFNNGAQLQLSGPAELHVLNENEATVVSGRATVNVPRIDGHFVLNSPHFSIVDQQSSFSISVDKQASVIEVYSGSLEASLLGSRGYTYTSLTVNESQQLRASESEFGLLDARVQDKTYPSLLPWSFESIQELKIDENYARCIVADQPFLYWRFEEPGALSVKNEMSDRFNGSVTFEGAEPLIEIVDGVARFKASDVGRTLRSQDDLVNRFGGDYTIELWARPEQQLRQSILSLIPSDESQALEHSLLFEYAPESELVHPRSAFRFLYRNPSGRAGGINLFSSGGCSVASWYHLVATKGEHEISFYLNGRLVGVSRVGLYPIAESNRLYLGQLRPLHTGAQDSSTRQFCGDIDEVAIYAHRLTAEEVATHFQAGIVPPERELPEFPQIH; from the coding sequence ATGGGTGATAGGCAGGCAGAGCAACGATTCCGCCAGTACTTTGACGGAGAGTTGGACGCGGCAGGGCTTGGTGAATTGGAGCAATCTCTAAGGCAGTCGCCCGAGGTGCGCAAGCAGTTTCTCGGCTACGCGGAAGTTGAGGGATTGTTGCGAGAGCCGATGATTCCAGCTGGTTTCCCGGAGCGAACTTCGCGGTCAGCCGGTCGACGTGGCTCAAGGGCAACGCTAAAGAGAATCGTGGGGTGGTCGGTCTTGGCTCTAGCCGTTGCTCTAGCGGGAGTTCTCCTAGGAACTGTTTTTCTTGCCGAGGCGCGACCATCAACCGCGGTGGCTGTCTACGAGGCCAGCGACCTCCAGGGTTTTATGGATGTGGCTATCGTCAGCGGTCTGCACCTGCAGTCAGGTCAGAGTAGCCGGGGACTGACGGTTGGCCAGCGTTTGCGGCCGGGTAAAGTCGTGATCGAGTCGGGAAGTTTAGACTTGCAGTTCAATAATGGGGCTCAATTGCAATTGTCCGGCCCGGCCGAGTTGCATGTCTTGAATGAAAATGAAGCGACCGTCGTTAGCGGGCGAGCTACGGTCAACGTGCCGCGCATTGATGGGCATTTCGTGCTCAATTCCCCGCATTTTTCCATCGTGGATCAGCAATCTTCCTTTTCAATCTCGGTAGATAAACAGGCCAGTGTGATCGAAGTCTATTCGGGTAGTCTGGAAGCTTCCCTGTTGGGCAGTCGTGGATATACCTACACCAGCCTGACGGTCAATGAGTCGCAACAGTTGCGTGCCAGCGAGTCCGAATTTGGTTTGCTAGATGCGCGCGTGCAAGACAAGACGTATCCCTCGCTACTTCCGTGGAGTTTTGAATCGATTCAGGAGCTGAAAATCGATGAGAACTACGCGCGTTGCATCGTGGCAGACCAGCCTTTTTTGTACTGGCGTTTCGAAGAGCCGGGGGCCTTGTCGGTCAAAAACGAGATGAGCGACCGCTTCAACGGTTCGGTCACCTTTGAAGGGGCTGAGCCATTGATCGAAATAGTCGATGGTGTGGCTCGGTTCAAAGCGTCGGATGTGGGGCGTACTTTACGTTCGCAGGACGATTTGGTGAATCGGTTTGGGGGAGATTACACCATCGAGCTTTGGGCTCGCCCCGAGCAGCAATTGCGTCAGTCAATCCTGTCTCTAATTCCCAGTGATGAATCTCAAGCACTCGAGCACTCGTTGCTGTTTGAGTATGCACCCGAATCGGAGTTGGTGCATCCTCGCTCTGCATTTCGATTTCTCTACCGCAATCCCTCGGGACGTGCTGGAGGAATCAATCTGTTCTCCAGCGGTGGTTGCAGTGTGGCAAGTTGGTATCACTTGGTCGCGACCAAGGGGGAGCATGAAATTAGCTTCTATTTGAATGGGCGTTTAGTAGGAGTCTCCCGAGTGGGCCTTTATCCAATCGCCGAATCCAACCGGCTCTACCTTGGGCAATTGCGTCCTTTGCACACAGGAGCCCAGGATTCTTCGACGAGGCAATTTTGTGGTGACATCGATGAAGTCGCGATTTATGCGCATCGTCTGACCGCTGAGGAGGTGGCCACGCATTTTCAAGCTGGAATCGTCCCTCCGGAACGCGAGTTGCCAGAGTTTCCACAGATTCATTGA
- a CDS encoding sigma-70 family RNA polymerase sigma factor, with product MLSSESNELSTRDLVMLLAKHDREMLRYIMTFLPRRADAEEVLQRTAVVLWEKLAEFDTQRDFLAWALHRAYYEILNFRKEFARSKLVFAEDVVQQLSEERVEHASYLGEMKEGLQLCLKKLQPRDLELIQGRYFESKSIKEMAAEFGKTPKSLYRRLDRLRELIQACVEKQLKVNGNV from the coding sequence ATGCTGAGCAGTGAATCCAATGAACTGAGTACACGTGATTTGGTCATGCTTTTAGCGAAGCATGACCGTGAGATGCTGCGCTATATCATGACCTTTCTGCCCCGGCGGGCCGATGCAGAGGAGGTCTTGCAGCGGACGGCGGTCGTGCTGTGGGAGAAGTTAGCTGAGTTTGATACGCAGCGAGATTTTTTGGCTTGGGCATTGCACCGAGCCTACTACGAAATTTTGAACTTCCGCAAGGAATTCGCCCGTAGCAAACTCGTCTTTGCAGAGGATGTCGTTCAGCAGCTCAGCGAAGAACGCGTCGAGCACGCGAGCTACTTGGGCGAGATGAAGGAGGGCCTGCAACTCTGTTTGAAAAAGTTGCAGCCACGTGATTTGGAACTGATTCAAGGTAGGTATTTTGAATCGAAATCCATCAAGGAAATGGCTGCGGAATTCGGTAAGACTCCCAAGTCGCTCTATCGCCGATTGGATCGATTGCGAGAGCTGATTCAAGCCTGCGTGGAAAAGCAGCTGAAGGTCAACGGAAATGTTTAG
- a CDS encoding DUF1559 family PulG-like putative transporter — translation MKKRIQSGFTLVELLVVIAIIGILVGLLLPAVQAAREAARRMQCSNNVKQLSLALLNYESGFQRFPPGAVHAKSPRAAGGSGNSFGPSFYGMLLPFMEQTALANSLTWVGRSPGYVSEGGAGPDNAGAANKVFVLAAGPLPMMRCPSSAGPLDNGRDSFAHYAGVAGCVDPVTFSETRLFNDGTLGLISGGGMLTANQAMKMGNCSDGTSNTMLLGEMSGRLERLIPGTYSFVAASGTEHGWLMGTRVNGVPPSLDPAGSGDERVFNTVSLRYSPNQEPFANQLFPGMGSNVGANNPLNSSHTGGVTIGLTDGSIHFLSENIELETLKKLATRDDGQPVNADF, via the coding sequence ATGAAAAAGCGAATTCAATCTGGATTCACCTTGGTGGAATTGCTTGTGGTGATTGCAATTATTGGCATCCTAGTTGGCCTACTACTGCCAGCCGTTCAAGCAGCCCGCGAAGCTGCCCGACGGATGCAATGCAGCAACAATGTTAAGCAGTTGTCGTTGGCACTTCTGAACTATGAATCTGGATTCCAGAGATTCCCCCCCGGTGCTGTCCATGCCAAGAGCCCACGCGCGGCTGGTGGGTCGGGCAATAGCTTTGGCCCAAGCTTTTATGGCATGCTGCTCCCCTTCATGGAGCAAACGGCACTTGCCAACAGCCTCACTTGGGTTGGACGTTCGCCCGGCTACGTTAGCGAAGGAGGCGCAGGCCCCGACAATGCCGGAGCTGCCAACAAGGTTTTCGTTCTAGCTGCTGGACCACTCCCCATGATGCGTTGCCCCAGCTCTGCCGGCCCTCTCGACAACGGACGTGACTCGTTTGCCCACTACGCTGGTGTCGCTGGCTGTGTCGACCCTGTCACGTTCTCCGAAACGCGGCTCTTCAACGATGGAACACTTGGCCTAATCTCCGGCGGCGGCATGCTAACCGCCAACCAAGCCATGAAGATGGGGAATTGCAGCGATGGAACCAGTAACACCATGCTGCTCGGTGAAATGTCCGGTAGACTCGAACGTCTCATACCTGGCACGTACTCATTTGTCGCCGCCTCCGGCACCGAACACGGTTGGCTGATGGGAACTCGTGTCAATGGAGTCCCTCCTAGCCTTGACCCTGCCGGTTCGGGCGATGAGCGGGTTTTCAACACCGTTTCCCTCCGCTACAGCCCCAACCAAGAACCCTTTGCAAACCAGCTCTTCCCCGGCATGGGAAGTAACGTGGGCGCCAACAACCCACTCAACTCCTCTCACACCGGCGGCGTAACCATCGGCTTAACAGATGGATCCATTCACTTCCTCAGTGAAAACATCGAACTCGAAACCCTCAAGAAACTCGCCACGCGAGATGATGGCCAGCCAGTCAACGCAGACTTCTAG
- a CDS encoding class I SAM-dependent rRNA methyltransferase codes for MSVKQNILVQSPSPIAVRLQKDLVRNVKRGHAWLYSDAVELVNVPSGSVALLEDRKGDATIAAGIYDPDHPIPFRVCTTSPPYRLDDAWLSKQLFAALKLRRTALGSDTNGFRLVAGEGDGIPGAIIDVYDRVAVMKFDGGAPEAFYRPEGIADWLVEHAGIETVVLRTRERGSVGQVLRGELGQHHTGRGQTVNTPVYFQENGMTFTADVLSGQKTGFFLDQRDNRALIRTLSNQRTVLNLFSFNGGFSVAAGRGGAKHVVSVDIARPAIEASEDIWQTNQLDPNLHYGEVADCFDFLEAAVNSKQRWDMVICDPPSFAPSEKARQRAIPAYGRLAQLAARVTKSSGLLALASCSSHIDPLTFAAINAEAFGKARRKAVLLAERGLPIDHPTPFVMPELRYLKFQLFGLE; via the coding sequence ATGTCAGTCAAACAGAATATCCTGGTCCAAAGTCCATCGCCCATTGCGGTGCGGCTTCAGAAGGACTTGGTTCGCAATGTCAAACGTGGACATGCTTGGCTGTATTCCGATGCCGTAGAGTTGGTCAACGTCCCTTCCGGTAGCGTGGCGTTGCTAGAAGATCGCAAGGGAGATGCGACGATTGCAGCCGGAATCTATGATCCAGATCATCCCATTCCCTTCCGGGTTTGCACGACATCTCCTCCCTATCGCTTGGACGATGCATGGCTCTCCAAGCAGTTGTTTGCCGCCTTGAAACTGCGGCGGACTGCCCTCGGATCGGACACCAATGGCTTCCGATTGGTGGCGGGCGAAGGGGATGGAATTCCTGGCGCAATTATCGACGTTTATGACCGAGTGGCGGTCATGAAGTTCGATGGCGGTGCGCCCGAGGCCTTCTACCGACCCGAAGGGATTGCTGATTGGTTGGTCGAGCATGCTGGCATCGAGACGGTCGTGCTGCGCACCCGCGAGCGAGGGAGTGTCGGGCAGGTGCTGCGCGGTGAGTTGGGGCAACACCACACCGGACGTGGACAGACGGTCAATACGCCTGTCTATTTCCAAGAGAACGGCATGACCTTTACCGCCGATGTGCTAAGCGGACAGAAGACGGGCTTCTTTCTGGATCAGCGCGATAATCGAGCGCTCATTCGCACGTTGTCCAATCAACGAACCGTCCTGAATCTGTTCAGTTTCAATGGCGGTTTCTCGGTCGCTGCCGGTCGAGGTGGGGCCAAGCATGTCGTCTCGGTCGACATTGCACGTCCCGCCATTGAGGCCTCGGAGGATATTTGGCAGACCAATCAATTGGATCCCAATTTGCATTACGGCGAAGTTGCCGATTGCTTTGATTTTCTAGAGGCAGCCGTCAACAGCAAGCAGCGATGGGACATGGTGATCTGCGATCCGCCCTCGTTTGCTCCTAGCGAGAAAGCGAGGCAGCGCGCGATTCCTGCCTATGGCCGGCTAGCGCAATTAGCCGCGCGGGTTACCAAATCTAGCGGTCTGTTGGCACTTGCTTCCTGCTCCAGTCACATTGATCCGCTCACGTTCGCTGCCATCAATGCAGAGGCGTTTGGTAAGGCGCGTCGCAAAGCCGTGCTACTTGCCGAGCGCGGCCTGCCCATCGATCACCCCACTCCCTTCGTCATGCCTGAATTGCGTTATCTGAAATTCCAATTATTTGGCCTCGAGTGA
- a CDS encoding zinc ribbon domain-containing protein encodes MARKAHPNSSASKQPILSAEVLDGSRGGLAAAGSEQSSGVIDAQLVSSLESQSVSAPCTACGSPRAGDSKFCAACGAPLEIADPSAVVAGNSGSSVSAVPNHMFKCQNCGSEVATSLDQRSYVCPFCDSTYVTEISVSRSGRQRPEFVIGFAVTSQDAEEKFLEWLRRNSWFRPGDLAVKAISEKQRGVYLPFWHFSVHAASSWSARIGEYWYRTEHYTTRDSKGNTVRRTRTVTETEWFPLSGHHNRYYHGFLVPATKGISEAEARAIHPFQLASLTRYRPYFLAGWMAEEYSVEMPEAMEKTKEEFRQRQVAEIQRFLPGDTQSNLSVNTEFDVTGSDLMLLPVHVLSYRYRDKVYRFLVNGQTGKVVGEKPYSATRIGVAVAVILAVILIVFVVALVMSAR; translated from the coding sequence ATGGCTCGCAAGGCGCACCCGAACTCGTCTGCTTCCAAGCAACCGATTCTATCAGCCGAGGTTCTCGACGGTTCGCGTGGTGGCTTGGCTGCGGCAGGCAGCGAACAATCCTCAGGGGTGATCGACGCGCAATTGGTCTCCTCGCTGGAATCGCAATCCGTATCGGCACCTTGCACAGCTTGTGGCTCCCCCAGGGCGGGCGATTCAAAATTCTGTGCTGCCTGTGGCGCTCCACTGGAGATTGCGGATCCATCGGCGGTCGTCGCTGGAAACAGCGGTTCGAGTGTTTCGGCCGTGCCGAATCACATGTTCAAATGTCAGAATTGTGGCAGTGAAGTCGCGACTAGCCTCGATCAGCGAAGTTACGTATGCCCCTTTTGCGACTCGACCTACGTCACTGAAATATCGGTCAGTCGCTCCGGGCGTCAACGTCCCGAATTCGTCATTGGCTTTGCGGTGACTTCTCAGGATGCGGAGGAGAAGTTTCTAGAATGGTTGCGGCGGAATTCTTGGTTTCGACCTGGAGATCTGGCGGTGAAAGCAATATCGGAGAAGCAGAGAGGGGTGTACCTCCCGTTTTGGCATTTCTCGGTTCATGCAGCCAGCAGTTGGTCGGCTCGGATTGGTGAGTATTGGTACCGTACGGAGCACTACACCACGCGTGACTCCAAGGGCAACACCGTTCGCCGCACGCGGACCGTTACCGAGACCGAGTGGTTTCCTCTGAGTGGGCATCACAACCGTTACTATCATGGTTTTCTGGTCCCAGCCACCAAGGGGATCAGCGAGGCAGAGGCGCGGGCCATCCATCCTTTCCAGCTCGCTTCCTTGACCCGTTATCGCCCGTATTTTCTGGCGGGCTGGATGGCCGAGGAATACTCGGTCGAAATGCCCGAAGCCATGGAAAAGACCAAAGAGGAATTCCGGCAGCGGCAGGTCGCAGAAATTCAACGCTTCCTGCCAGGAGATACTCAGAGCAATCTGAGTGTGAATACAGAGTTCGATGTAACGGGCTCTGATCTGATGTTGTTGCCGGTGCACGTGCTGAGCTATCGCTATCGAGATAAGGTCTATCGCTTTCTGGTTAACGGGCAAACGGGAAAGGTCGTGGGCGAGAAACCCTATTCGGCGACTCGCATCGGTGTGGCTGTCGCGGTCATTTTGGCTGTGATTCTCATTGTTTTTGTGGTTGCCCTGGTGATGTCTGCTCGCTGA
- a CDS encoding 6-pyruvoyl trahydropterin synthase family protein: MPTSPPASVNGSYRVLLQKEQLVFSAAHFITFAGDICERLHGHNYGVRAEVTGPLDSNQYVIDFIAFRDALAAIVKQLDHHMLLPTQHPRILVEQNGEEITTRFDEKRWIFPAEDCILLPIVNTTAEQIAWWMANQLRTALKPQIGDWLETLEVAIDENHGQWGICKIDW, encoded by the coding sequence ATGCCAACCTCCCCCCCCGCCTCCGTCAACGGCAGTTATCGCGTACTGCTTCAAAAAGAGCAATTGGTATTTAGTGCGGCACACTTTATCACCTTCGCAGGAGACATTTGCGAGCGTTTGCATGGGCACAACTACGGTGTCCGCGCTGAGGTGACAGGCCCCCTGGACTCCAATCAGTATGTCATCGACTTCATCGCTTTTCGAGATGCCCTGGCGGCGATCGTAAAGCAATTGGACCACCACATGCTCCTGCCTACCCAACACCCACGCATCTTGGTCGAACAGAATGGTGAGGAGATCACTACGCGCTTCGACGAGAAGCGTTGGATTTTCCCGGCAGAAGATTGCATCTTGCTTCCTATCGTCAACACGACGGCAGAGCAAATCGCCTGGTGGATGGCGAACCAGTTACGCACGGCGCTGAAACCTCAAATTGGTGACTGGCTGGAAACCTTAGAGGTTGCCATCGATGAAAACCATGGGCAGTGGGGGATCTGCAAGATCGACTGGTAG
- the fliG gene encoding flagellar motor switch protein FliG, with translation MSTQVTYSISPGVRRAAILIMSLAEEDAAKILGLMPRRYVETVALAIAQLETISSREQEDAISEFLRSRPSAIGPNSGGLDKAKNLVKKALGNEASDTLSVLQQTLEALPFGFLHKADPQNILSFLIDEHPQTIAMVLSNIPPAVAAGVLSGLPALKQLEVIQRIAEMGQTSPDAIEEVEKALSTRMSLFMTQSYRKGGGVPAVAEMLNVSERSTERTILDGLTKERPELVDEIRRLMFVFEDLLKINDKDIQNVLKNVETSQWALALKGASQPLQEKVLGNMSSRAADMLREEMEFLGKVRLSEVEGMQQKIVDVVRTLEDSGQLSRPSGDQEEEFVT, from the coding sequence ATGTCAACTCAAGTCACTTACAGCATCTCCCCGGGAGTACGGCGAGCCGCGATTCTGATCATGAGCTTGGCAGAGGAAGATGCTGCCAAGATCCTGGGATTGATGCCCAGACGCTATGTCGAAACCGTGGCGCTGGCGATTGCCCAGCTGGAAACCATTTCTAGCCGTGAGCAGGAAGATGCGATCTCTGAGTTCTTGCGCAGTCGGCCGAGTGCGATTGGCCCCAATTCAGGCGGTCTCGACAAAGCCAAGAATCTCGTCAAGAAAGCGCTGGGAAACGAGGCCAGCGACACCCTCTCTGTTTTGCAACAAACACTCGAGGCCTTGCCGTTTGGATTCCTCCACAAGGCAGATCCTCAGAACATCCTCTCGTTCTTGATCGATGAGCACCCACAGACCATTGCCATGGTCTTGAGCAACATTCCGCCAGCAGTGGCTGCAGGCGTGCTGAGCGGTCTACCAGCCCTGAAGCAGTTGGAAGTCATCCAACGCATCGCAGAGATGGGACAAACCAGTCCAGACGCCATTGAAGAGGTTGAAAAAGCGTTGTCGACTCGCATGTCTCTCTTCATGACGCAGTCCTATCGCAAGGGAGGGGGCGTGCCTGCGGTGGCTGAAATGCTCAACGTATCCGAGCGTTCGACCGAGCGAACCATCCTGGATGGACTCACCAAGGAGCGTCCTGAGCTGGTCGACGAAATTCGCCGCTTGATGTTTGTCTTTGAAGACCTCTTGAAGATCAACGACAAGGACATTCAAAATGTCTTGAAGAACGTAGAAACAAGCCAGTGGGCACTAGCCTTGAAGGGGGCGAGTCAACCGCTCCAAGAAAAAGTGCTGGGCAATATGTCCTCGCGTGCCGCCGACATGCTCCGCGAAGAGATGGAGTTTCTTGGTAAAGTGCGTCTCAGCGAAGTCGAGGGAATGCAACAGAAAATCGTGGATGTCGTCCGCACCCTGGAAGACTCCGGGCAACTTTCCCGTCCAAGCGGAGATCAAGAGGAAGAGTTTGTGACCTAG